One Setaria italica strain Yugu1 chromosome I, Setaria_italica_v2.0, whole genome shotgun sequence DNA window includes the following coding sequences:
- the LOC101775180 gene encoding alkylated DNA repair protein alkB homolog 8, whose product MIQVFSGITARNLRGAIHASNLYSVSIQHKEFFCWKPTYQHISTNNSMRPNDVIEAQDMVPAEGNRSCSSSVQSTPEIEKKYVHRVYDAIAPHFSATRFAKWPKVAEFLNSLRPGSVVLDAGCGNGKYLGFNPDCFFIGCDISPPLIEICAGRGHEVLVADAVNLPYRDNFGDAAISIAVLHHLSTDERRRKAIEELIRVVRRGGLVLITVWAREQEDKSLLNKWTPLCEKYNEEWVDQSSPPVRSQSATLLESIAETDEDAGVMKQADDRLKKCHDSMEDKTIAACSNTDTDEKETNQQEYFVPWHLPFHRAEIGGASAAALENGFAKKDEKKGTVVYNRYYHVFVEGELQRLASGIKNTAIVDQFYDKSNWCIVLEKL is encoded by the exons ATGATACAAGTTTTTTCGGGGATAACAGCAAGAAACCTTCGTGGAGCCATACATGCTTCTAATCTGTACAGTGTAAGCATTCAGCACAAAGAATTCTTTTGCTGGAAGCCAACGTATCAACATATTAGCACCAACAACTCAATGAGGCCAAATGATGTGATTGAGGCTCAGGACATGGTGCCTGCTGAAGGAAACCGCAGTTGCTCCTCAAGTGTTCAATCCACTCCAGAAATTGAGAAGAAGTATGTGCATCGTGTCTATGATGCCATAGCTCCTCATTTCAGTGCAACAAGATTTGCTAAATGGCCCAAGGTTGCAGAATTCTTGAATTCCCTGAGGCCAGGGTCAGTTGTACTGGATGCTGGCTGTGGTAATGGCAAGTATTTGGGCTTTAACCCTGATTGTTTCTTCATAGGATGCGATATAAGCCCACCTCTTATTGAGATATGTGCTGGGAGAGGGCATGAGGTGTTGGTCGCTGATGCTGTCAACCTCCCGTACAGGGATAATTTTGGTGATGCAGCAATTTCAATTGCTGTGCTGCATCATTTAAGTACTGATGAAAGGCGGAGGAAGGCCATAGAAGAGCTGATCCGTGTTGTTCGGAGAGGTGGTCTGGTGCTCATAACAGTCTGGGCTAGGGAGCAGGAAGACAAGTCATTGCTCAACAAGTGGACTCCCCTTTGTGAGAAGTATAATGAAGAGTGGGTTGATCAGAGCAGTCCTCCAGTACGCAGTCAATCTGCAACTCTTCTGGAAAGCATTGCAGAAACTGATGAAGATGCTGGTGTAATGAAGCAAGCAGATGATCGATTGAAAAAATGTCACGATTCCATGGAGGATAAAACCATTGCAGCCTGTAGTAATACAGATACTGATGAGAAGGAGACAAACCAGCAGGAGTACTTCGTTCCGTGGCACCTACCATTTCACCGAGCTGAAATTGGTGGTgcatctgctgctgctcttgAGAATGGATTTGCAAAGAAAGATGAGAAGAAGGGCACAGTGGTCTACAATCGCTATTATCATGTCTTTGTTGAAGGAGAACTTCAAAG ATTAGCCTCTGGCATAAAGAACACTGCTATTGTTGACCAGTTCTATGACAAATCCAACTGGTGCATTGTTCTCGAGAAGCTTTGA
- the LOC101775579 gene encoding pentatricopeptide repeat-containing protein At4g39620, chloroplastic, whose protein sequence is MLAYSSTSKPWLQLHPPSPSQGAGAAAAAARLVALAARSKRRGAGAAAAEGVDEAAEAAELVRSLLRRTGGGKERLVPVLDRHVRVVRTEHCFLLFEELGRRDGWLQCLEVFRWMQKQRWYVADNGIYSKLISVMGRKGQIRMAMWLFSQMRNSGCKPDTSVYNSLIGAHLHSRDKSKALAKALGYFEKMKSIERCQPTIVTYNILLRAFAQAGDTKQVDILFKDLDESIVSPDIYTYNGVIDAYGKNGMIKDMESVLQRMKSKQCRPDVITFNILIDSYGRKQTFDKMEQVFKSLLRSKERPTHPTFNSMITNYGKARLREKAESVLEKMEEMGFKPNYVTQECLIMMYAHCDCVSRARQIFDELVTSQNKVHLSSLNAMLDAYCMNGLHSEADRLLDTALQKGIVPSGSTYKLLYKAYTKANDTVLVQKLLKRMNKQGIVPNKKFFLDALEAFGTSERKPRTSSATNSASKPSSDSAGDSQTVDSNKPGDSETVNSNKPKVSVLQVAAT, encoded by the exons cggccgcgCGCCTTGTGGCGCTGGCGGCCAGGAGCAAGCggcggggcgcgggcgccgcggcggcggaaggggtgGACGAGGCGGCTGAGGCGGCGGAGCTGGTGCGCTCGCTGCTGCGGAGGACGGGAGGTGGCAAGGAGCGGCTGGTGCCGGTGCTGGACCGGCACGTGCGGGTGGTCCGCACCGAGCACTGCTTCCTCCTCTTCGAGGAgctcggccgccgcgacggctgGCTCCAGTGTCTCGAG GTTTTCAGATGGATGCAGAAACAAAGGTGGTATGTTGCTGACAATGGCATCTACTCCAAGTTGATATCTGTAATGGGAAGGAAAGGCCAGATACGTATGGCAATGTGGCTGTTCTCTCAGATGCGGAACAGCGGGTGCAAACCTGACACTTCTGTGTATAACTCTCTTATCGGTGCGCACCTTCATTCACGAGACAAGAGTAAGGCTTTGGCGAAAGCTCTTGGCTATTTTGAGAAGATGAAATCTATAGAGAGATGCCAACCAACGATTGTGACATACAACATCCTTTTAAGAGCTTTTGCTCAGGCTGGTGACACGAAGCAGGTAGACATCTTGTTCAAGGATCTGGATGAAAGTATAGTCTCTCCTGATATATACACTTATAATGGAGTGATTGATGCATATGGGAAGAATGGCATGATAAAAGACATGGAATCTGTGTTGCAGCGTATGAAAAGCAAGCAATGCCGTCCAGATGTGATCACATTCAATATACTCATAGATTCATATGGACGAAAGCAGACATTCGACAAAATGGAGCAGGTGTTCAAGAGCCTACTGCGATCAAAGGAGAGGCCTACCCACCCAACGTTTAATTCCATGATAACGAATTACGGGAAAGCAAGGCTCAGAGAGAAAGCGGAATCTGTGCTTGAGAAGATGGAGGAAATGGGATTCAAACCAAACTATGTGACGCAGGAATGCCTCATCATGATGTACGCACATTGCGATTGTGTCTCAAGGGCCCGGCAGATATTTGATGAGCTTGTGACCTCACAAAACAAAGTGCACCTGTCATCATTGAACGCAATGCTTGATGCCTACTGCATGAACGGTTTGCACTCGGAAGCAGATCGGCTGTTGGATACTGCACTTCAGAAAGGTATTGTGCCCAGTGGTTCCACATACAAGCTGCTCTACAAGGCCTACACCAAGGCAAACGATACGGTACTTGTGCAGAAGTTGCTTAAGAGAATGAATAAGCAGGGGATCGTTCCGAATAAAAAGTTCTTCCTGGACGCTTTGGAAGCATTTGGCACCTCTGAGAGGAAACCCAGGACATCATCAGCCACAAATTCTGCAAGCAAGCCAAGTTCAGATTCTGCAGGCGATTCACAGACAGTTGATTCTAACAAACCAGGCGATTCAGAAACAGTTAATTCTAACAAGCCAAAGGTAAGTGTTTTGCAAGTAGCTGCTACATAG
- the LOC101776257 gene encoding membrane-anchored ubiquitin-fold protein 3 isoform X2 translates to MAGGKEPIEVRFRLFDGTDIGPTKYDPSTTVSALKEFILARWPQDKDIAPKTVNDLKLINAGRILENNRTLAESRVPVGEVPGGVITMHVVVRPPQADKNKKQLANSPKQNRCGCTIL, encoded by the exons atggccggcgggaaGGAGCCGATCGAGGTCAGGTTCCGGCTCTTCGACGGCACGGACATCGGGCCCACCAAGTACGACCCCTCGACCACAGTCTCCGCGCTCAAGGAGTTCATCCTCGCTCGGTGGCCGCAAG ATAAGGATATAGCTCCAAAAACTGTCAATGACTTGAAGCTTATCAATGCTGGAAGGATACTGGAGAATAACCGGACACTTGCAGAGTCCCGTGTTCCAGTAGGAGAGGTCCCGGGGGGTGTAATTACGATGCATGTGGTAGTGCGACCTCCACAAGCTGACAAAAACA AGAAGCAGCTTGCCAATTCCCCCAAGCAGAACAGATGTGGATGCACCATACTATGA
- the LOC101776257 gene encoding membrane-anchored ubiquitin-fold protein 3 isoform X1, producing MAGGKEPIEVRFRLFDGTDIGPTKYDPSTTVSALKEFILARWPQDKDIAPKTVNDLKLINAGRILENNRTLAESRVPVGEVPGGVITMHVVVRPPQADKNSEKQLANSPKQNRCGCTIL from the exons atggccggcgggaaGGAGCCGATCGAGGTCAGGTTCCGGCTCTTCGACGGCACGGACATCGGGCCCACCAAGTACGACCCCTCGACCACAGTCTCCGCGCTCAAGGAGTTCATCCTCGCTCGGTGGCCGCAAG ATAAGGATATAGCTCCAAAAACTGTCAATGACTTGAAGCTTATCAATGCTGGAAGGATACTGGAGAATAACCGGACACTTGCAGAGTCCCGTGTTCCAGTAGGAGAGGTCCCGGGGGGTGTAATTACGATGCATGTGGTAGTGCGACCTCCACAAGCTGACAAAAACAGTG AGAAGCAGCTTGCCAATTCCCCCAAGCAGAACAGATGTGGATGCACCATACTATGA